From the genome of Malus sylvestris chromosome 6, drMalSylv7.2, whole genome shotgun sequence, one region includes:
- the LOC126627531 gene encoding uncharacterized protein LOC126627531 has product MAYDGGKLKSTSINGVKMYSVASQQRSLATWLNPKKRRALRKDQNYMQRVDLIQDLRFETATTKIKATPDGEFLIAAGIYPPQVKVYELRELSLKFERHLDSEIIDFQVLADDYSKLAFLCADRSVYLHAKYGKHYSLRIPRMGRDLAYDCWSCDLLCAASSPELYRINLEQGRFLSSLSTQSPALNIVSRSKLHGLVACGGEDGAVECFDLRMKSSAGRINAVAPAGDFDQEVTALEFDEKTGFQLAVGSSGGKVLIYDLRSSHPIQVKDHMYGSPILDIKWHQTLNSEGPKLITTDNHIVRIWDPDTGEGMTSIEPTAGTINDICTFPGSGLMLLALDCSQIPSYFIPELGPAPNWCSYLQNLTEELEEGEQTTIYDDFKFLTKEDLERLKLTGLIGTNLLRAYMHGFFIDYRLYKKAKALAEPFDYTEYREQRKREMLEKELAGERITIKRKLPKVNRTLAKSILDNEDAENEINVDDNETKKPAKKKKALASDILKDERFGKMFENEDFEIDEFSQEYRALHPMPSTKQPSLVEEHFRPSMEDNDPDLSDSDASATSLDEPGHENSKLRMKGRTPRLYEVKDERHAEAFLNRESFANEESLPLGERVAALRDDRRVSAIPSDVKLGPGGSREISFRARSSSKYKEDEDDEHRGKRRGVQSLGLKQNGPGFGGRGGRGGRGGRGRGGRGGHRGRGRRGGR; this is encoded by the exons ATGGCGTACGACGGAGGCAAACTCAAGTCGACCTCCATCAATGGTGTCAAGATGTACAGCGTTGCTTCCCAGCAACGCTCTCTCGCCACCTGGCTTAACCCTAAGAAGCGTCGAGCTCTTCGCAAAGACCAaa ACTATATGCAAAGAGTGGACTTGATCCAGGATCTGAGGTTTGAAACTGCAACGACCAAAATCAAGGCAACTCCTGACGGAGAGTTTCTAATTGCAGCAG GTATTTACCCACCACAAGTCAAAGTTTATGAGCTGAGGGAACTTTCACTCAAGTTTGAAAGGCACTTGGACTCTGAGATAATCGATTTTCAG GTTTTGGCCGATGATTATTCAAAGCTTGCGTTTTTGTGTGCTGACCGTTCTGTTTATCTACATGCGAAATATGGAAAGCATTACAGCTTGCGGATTCCAAG AATGGGAAGGGATCTTGCATATGATTGCTGGTCTTGTGACTTGCTTTGTGCTGCCTCTTCTCCAGAATTATACAGGATTAATTTGGAACAG GGGCGATTCCTCTCTTCCCTTAGCACACAATCGCCAGCACTAAATATAGTTTCTCGGAG CAAGCTTCATGGTCTTGTTGCTTGTGGTGGTGAGGATGGTGCCGTGGAATGTTTTGACTTGAGAATGAAATCTTCAGCTGGCAGGATTAATGCTGTCGCACCTGCTGGTGACTTTGACCAG GAAGTCACCGCATTAGAGTTTGATGAGAAAACGGGTTTCCAATTGGCTGTTGGAAGCAGTGGTGGAAAG GTGCTCATCTATGACTTGCGCTCATCACATCCTATACAGGTTAAGGATCACAT GTATGGTAGCCCGATATTAGACATTAAATGGCATCAAACTCTAAACTCTGAGGGGCCAAAGTTGATTACCACTGATAATCATATTGTTAGAATATGGGATCCTGACACG GGTGAAGGCATGACCAGCATTGAGCCAACGGCTGGCACAATTAATGATATTTGTACATTCCCGGGCAGTGGGTTGATGTTGCTTGCTCTGGACTGCAGTCAGATTCCATCTTATTTTATACCTGAACTTGGACCTGCTCCGAATTggtgttcttacctgcaaaaccTTACT GAGGAGCTAGAGGAGGGTGAACAGACTACCATTTATGACGATTTCaaatttttgacaaaagaagacCTCGAAAGGTTGAAGTTGACTGGTCTCATTGGGACCAATCTACTTCGAGCTTACATGCATGGGTTTTTTATTGATTATCGGTTGTATAAAAAG GCAAAAGCTTTGGCAGAGCCTTTTGATTATACTGAATACAGAGAACAGCGGAAACGAGAGATGCTAGAGAAAGAACTTGCAGGAGAGCGAATTACG ATTAAGAGGAAATTGCCCAAGGTCAATCGAACTCTTGCAAAGAGTATTCTTGATAATGAAGATGCAGAGAATGAAATTAATGTTGATGACAATGAGACTAAGAAGCCAGCCAAGAAAAAGAAGGCACTTGCTAGTGATATTCTCAAAGACGAGCGGTTtggaaaaatgtttgaaaatgaG GATTTTGAAATCGATGAGTTCTCACAAGAGTATAGGGCTCTACACCCTATGCCTTCTACGAAGCAACCATCTTTGGTAGAGGAACATTTCAGACCTTCCATGGAGGATAATGATCCGGATTTGAGTGATTCTGATGCCTCAGCGACATCTTTGGATGAGCCTGGCCACGAAAACAGTAAACTGAGAATGAAGGGACGAACTCCAAG ATTGTATGAAGTTAAGGATGAGCGGCATGCAGAAGCATTCTTGAATCGCGAGTCTTTTGCAAACGAGGAATCACTTCCACTGGGGGAGAGGGTGGCAGCCCTCAGAGATGATCGGCGAGTTTCTGCCATCCCTAGTGATGTTAAGCTCGGACCTGGAGGTTCGCGTGAGATTTCTTTTAGGGCTAGAAGCAGCTCTAAGTACAAAGAGGACGAGGATGACGAACACCGTGGAAAGAGGAGGGGAGTTCAATCGTTAggactaaaacaaaatgggcctGGATTCGGAGGccgaggaggaagaggaggaagaggaggccGAGGGAGAGGAGGGAGAGGAGGGCATCGCGGTAGAGGAAGAAGAGGTGGCCGGTAA